The Thermodesulfobacteriota bacterium genome segment CAGTATAACACATTGTCCTTTGTATCCCATCTCTTTATGGGATTGGGTCTGTATTCTCCGAAATAAATTTCTCCGCAAATATCATTTTCAATGATGGGAATCTCTTTATCACCAAGCAAATCCAGTAATTTCTTTTTATTATCATCAGGCATGATAAATCCGAGGGGATTTTGGCAATTGGGATTAACGACGCAACAGGCGATTTTTTCCTGCTCAATGATCGTTTTTACCGAGTTTAGGTCAATACCGTTATCCGGATCTGTCGGCATCTCCAATGCATACATATCGGAATCTTTGATGGTTTGCCTCAACCACGGATCCGTGGGCGATTCCACCATAACGGTATCTCCGGGATTGGAAACCGCTTTTAAGCTAAGGCTTAGGGCTTCAGTACACCCATTGGTAACAATGATATCTTCCATGGCCACGGATGGAATAATGGGAAACAGCAGGTTAGAGATTTGATAACGGAGTAAAGCATCTCCTTGGGGATGGCCATATCCGGCAATCACATCGGGTATTTGTTTTTGTGGAATTGACTTTAAGTGTTTATGAAGGCGCTTAAAGGGCAAATGATCAGGCGCGACAGCCACGCTGCCAAGTTTTAATATATGGGGGTTACCCATATCTTCTGTCAATTGATGGATCAGATTATCAAGGTTGACTTTCTTGGGGACCATTTCATGATGCTTCATTTCAGGAGGATGTCGCAACCTTTCCAAACGAGGTTTAATAAAATAGCCGGATCGATGACGGGATTCAACCACCCCCCTTTTTTCAAGTTCAACGTAGGCTTGAAATACGGTAGTCATGCTATAACCGGTTCTCTGGCAAAGCGTTCGTAATGATGGCAGCTTTTCAGAAAGCTTAAAAGCACCTTTTTCTATTTGATTCTGGATCCGATCTGCCAGATCCGCGTACAGAAATTTCCCGTTTTTATTTTTCATTTCTGCTCTGGTTTTTTTTTACAGCTTCTGCATCTGTTATTTTGGTAAATTATAGCTATACTATTTTACAAATGAATCCATTTGCTAACAAAAAATTGAAAAGGAGAAAACAAATGTTTAAAGATGCTTTAATGGTCATTCGGTATCTGGTCTCCGCCGAAGAGTCCCGAATAGGGAGAACGGATTATTGGAATAGTGTTTTTCTGGCAGACAAGACACCATTTAATAGAACCTGTTTAGAAATCTCTAAAGTATTCTTTGTAATGATACTGTCCACCTGTATGATGATGGTGCTATCCCAATTATAATATAGAATTTTTCCCAAAAGCGGTTTGTTATTGAACATATGAATGCCTGGCCAGCACTTCGGTTTGGTAAAGACTACTGAATCAAAAAAACACCTTTTCCAAACCCCTTGGCATCGGTGTAGATGGAAGTATCAACAAAATTATTCAGCTATACTGTTCGCCATAAATATGTTCCGTTTTAAATGAGGTCTTTACAATCCGGTATTTTTCAAGGGTCTCGATCAGATGATGCCCTTGCCTGGATCAATTCCGCCACGATGCTGACCGCGATTTCCTCAGGGGTCTCCGCATCGATATCCAACCCGATGGGGGAATGAACCTGCTTCAATCTTTCATCTGAAACCCCTTCTTCCATAAGCGCCTGGTAGATTTTTTCCCTTTTTCGCTTGCTTCCGATCATTCCGATATACCCATCTGACCTTTTCAGCGCTTCCCTAAGGACATTCAGATCCTGGATATGTCCCCGGGTAATGATTACAATGTAAGATGAGGAAGAAATATGTATTTTTTCAAAAACATCTGAAAACGGAAGGACGATCAATTCATCCGCCTGTTTAAATCTTTCTCTATTGGCAAACTCTTTACGATCGTCGATGACAATTACCCGAAACCCCACCATAGACGCCAGTGAAGCGACAAATGTAGATACATGCCCGGCACCGAAGAGGTATAGAATATCATAAGGCCTGATGGGCTCAACAAAAACCGATTCTTTTCCTTTTTCCATTTCTGTTAACTTCGGTGTCTTGATTTTAAGAAATTGTGCCCATCTTTTTTTATCTCCCCCGGGAATGATCCCTATTTCACCCGTGGTTGATCCATCTTCTTCAATCAAAAGGCGGCTTTTATCATCAACCGGCCCAATTCCATCTGAAACCAGGGTCAGGAGTACCCCTTTGCGACCTTCATTTATCAGGCTGCCGATTCTTTTAAATATTTCCCCTGCAACAGCATTACGGGGAAATAAAGGTTCCAGGTAGACATCAGCGCTCCCTCCGCAAAGCATATCGGTTTGGGCCACTTCATCCCCGGTCAGCTCAAAATGCATGACACTCGATTTCTTCTTTTTTAAACACTCCTTCGCCCTTTCCATAACCCTGTATTCCAGAAGCCCCCCACCGATGGTGCCTTTCAGAGAACCATCTTCCAAAACGAGGCATTGGGTTCCGGCAGCCCGCGGAATGGATCCCCTCTGTTTAATAATCCGCGCCAGTATCAACTTTTTTCCCTGCTGCAAATAGTTACTGATTTCTTCAAAATGGTTTTCCATACAGCTCTCCTTAGGGCTCGCTCACATCATGATATTCTACCACAGGTGATTGGTGTAAGGCTCTTCCGATAACCACTCTTTTCACTCTGTCAGGTCGGATTTTGCAAATGATATTGACAATTTTTCTTCCTGACTCCACCAACATTGTATTATCCGCCATATTCAAAAACACAACTTTTTTTGCATGGGAAGGACAGCCTTTCATAATCCCGTTTTTATCAATCAATGCTGCGGCAACCGACTCTTCGCTAACCGGATCTTTATGTTTGAGTCCGGTGAGTTCGGCAAATAATTCGTGCCTGAACACCCACCTTTCCTCCAGGGGTTTGCCAATGCTCTTCAAACCAATAATTCCCACAATCCAACCTGAAGAGTCTGGAATAACCGGCTCATAAAAAGCAGGCGCTTTCAGAGATTTTCGGGCAGCTCCATCTGCTTCCACCAGTATCCATTGAAAAATTCCTGATTTGCTGATTTCATCAATGACTTCAGGCTCGAACCCACTGATTTTTCCCTCAGGAGTATCTGCTCGTTGAGAAGCGGCAGAGATGTGAAGATGATCTTTTATCAGAAATTTTGTTTGATCCAGCACTTCTTTACAAGAGTCAGACAGGATCACATGAGGCGACTGATCTTTGGAAGGCATCATAATTTTAGTGGTGGTGGTGGTCAAAACCGACTCTCCTGCATTGGAAAGCTCATGGGCAATTCTAAACATCAGGCTCGTTTTTCCACCTGCACCGGTAAAACTGACCACACCGCCTTTTTCAAGAGTCAGCGCTTTCCTCAAGGATACCATGGTTTAGATATTTTCCTTATTAGATCTTTAAAATCTGATTAATATACGATGTTTCCTTTTGCCCTGCAATATGTTATAAATTTTAGCGTGTTTGATGTTTAGGGCCCTGTTTTTCCCCATATTTTTTACCGCTTTTCATAAATATGTTCCGAAATATTAAATTGCGATATATTCGGTTTTAAAAAAAACGTTTTTTGACAACCGATATAGAGGAACTTTATCCGGTGACCTGGAAAAAACCGACAGCAGGAATTATCCTGGCAGCTGGGATTTCAGAAAGGTTTGGAACACCCAAACAGTTAGTAAAAATAAAGGGAAGTTACATGATTGAACATGTGATCCGTGCTTCCCTTGATTCGAATCTTCACCGGATCTTTCTTGTTCTCGGCCACCAGCAAAATAGAATCTATAAAGCAGTGGCGAAAAATATTAAGCGTTTTCATAACAGCCGGCTTGAAATTGTCAGCAACCGCCACTACCGGCAGGGAATGAGCAGCTCCATCCGTGCAGGGCTATCTTCAGCCGGCAATGCATTCGGATCGGTTATGTTCCTGCTGGGAGATCAGCCCATGGTAGATTCCCGCTTAATCAATCTCATGCTTAACCGATTTTACCAATCTGATAAGAACATCTGTGCGCCCGTATATAAGGGAAAAAGGGGAAACCCCACTATTTTCAGCAGTAAATTTTTTAATCTTCTGTTACGAATTGAGGGAGACTCCGGCGGCAGAGATATTATTATGGCCAGTCCCGATGACATGCTTACCATAGATACTGATTCGCCTGCCTGCGTTTATGATATTGATACTCTTAGTGATTTAGAAGAATTAAAAACAATTGTTTAGTATAAGATTTTTTCTCCAATTTGATTGCAGGAAAGGATTCGAGGATTCAAGGGTTCAAGCGTTTCTTTTGTTACCATTTCCTACCCGCGCTAAATTTTCTCTTTACTTTATATATATCATCATCCTTAAGAGACTATATATTTTCTTTATTTACGTAATTTAAATCACTGTCTTTACCCTTTTGACCATCCATTCGGCTCTTTTTAATTCTTTAGAATTATTATCCTCCGGTTCTGCGGCAGACCACTCGAGCCCTTGAATCCCTGAATCCTTTAAAAAATCATCAATTCTTTCGAAGATGATTCTATTATAAAAAATTTCACAGATGATTTGCAGTTAATTCAATATGCCATTTTCGGTATGATCAAAACAATTTGCGGAAATACAATCAGGATGATGATGCTGATCATACATGCGATCAGGAAAAAACTGACGCTTTTGAAGATGGTCTCAAGTGGCACATCCGGAACAAGCGCCTTGACCACGTAGATATTTACCCCCACGGGCGGAGTGATCGCCCCCATGGTGGTGACCATGGTAATGATGATTGAAAACCAAACCGGGTCAAAGCCTAAGGCAATCCCCAGGGGGAAAAAAATCGGAATCGTAAGAACGAGAAACCCCAAGGAGTCCATGAAACAACCACCGATCAGGTATATGATCAGAATGAGTGTAAGCACGATGTATGGAGATACCGGCAGTCCTGCGGCAAAATCGGCTATGATGAAGGGCAGGCGGGTAAT includes the following:
- a CDS encoding PLP-dependent aminotransferase family protein; protein product: MKNKNGKFLYADLADRIQNQIEKGAFKLSEKLPSLRTLCQRTGYSMTTVFQAYVELEKRGVVESRHRSGYFIKPRLERLRHPPEMKHHEMVPKKVNLDNLIHQLTEDMGNPHILKLGSVAVAPDHLPFKRLHKHLKSIPQKQIPDVIAGYGHPQGDALLRYQISNLLFPIIPSVAMEDIIVTNGCTEALSLSLKAVSNPGDTVMVESPTDPWLRQTIKDSDMYALEMPTDPDNGIDLNSVKTIIEQEKIACCVVNPNCQNPLGFIMPDDNKKKLLDLLGDKEIPIIENDICGEIYFGEYRPNPIKRWDTKDNVLYCSSFSKVLAPGLRVGWVVSGRFKKPIKRMKLNLSLISSTLNQALVASYLKEGTYHRHLRKLRENIRLQYSYCAAALNRHFPETIKMTSPLGGQSIWIELPNGIKGREVYLEAKKKGISILPGFLCTSFDSFDQYIRIGYGGRWDKTMEHAIQQLGGIIKGMGRDTGKS
- a CDS encoding XdhC/CoxI family protein, which translates into the protein MENHFEEISNYLQQGKKLILARIIKQRGSIPRAAGTQCLVLEDGSLKGTIGGGLLEYRVMERAKECLKKKKSSVMHFELTGDEVAQTDMLCGGSADVYLEPLFPRNAVAGEIFKRIGSLINEGRKGVLLTLVSDGIGPVDDKSRLLIEEDGSTTGEIGIIPGGDKKRWAQFLKIKTPKLTEMEKGKESVFVEPIRPYDILYLFGAGHVSTFVASLASMVGFRVIVIDDRKEFANRERFKQADELIVLPFSDVFEKIHISSSSYIVIITRGHIQDLNVLREALKRSDGYIGMIGSKRKREKIYQALMEEGVSDERLKQVHSPIGLDIDAETPEEIAVSIVAELIQARASSDRDP
- the yqeC gene encoding selenium cofactor biosynthesis protein YqeC, which encodes MVSLRKALTLEKGGVVSFTGAGGKTSLMFRIAHELSNAGESVLTTTTTKIMMPSKDQSPHVILSDSCKEVLDQTKFLIKDHLHISAASQRADTPEGKISGFEPEVIDEISKSGIFQWILVEADGAARKSLKAPAFYEPVIPDSSGWIVGIIGLKSIGKPLEERWVFRHELFAELTGLKHKDPVSEESVAAALIDKNGIMKGCPSHAKKVVFLNMADNTMLVESGRKIVNIICKIRPDRVKRVVIGRALHQSPVVEYHDVSEP
- a CDS encoding nucleotidyltransferase family protein, with amino-acid sequence MTTDIEELYPVTWKKPTAGIILAAGISERFGTPKQLVKIKGSYMIEHVIRASLDSNLHRIFLVLGHQQNRIYKAVAKNIKRFHNSRLEIVSNRHYRQGMSSSIRAGLSSAGNAFGSVMFLLGDQPMVDSRLINLMLNRFYQSDKNICAPVYKGKRGNPTIFSSKFFNLLLRIEGDSGGRDIIMASPDDMLTIDTDSPACVYDIDTLSDLEELKTIV